The window TTCTTCAATTGACTGTTCTGTAAATAGGGCGGAGACTTCCTGTTAACTGGGTTTCGTTTCATATATTCGTGTACTATGGAATCTCGGTGGATTATCTACTTATCAAAGATTCTGTGTATATCAACAGAGTCAATGTTTGAACAGTGACGAACCGAGCTCCCTAAAGACTCATCCTGACTGAGGTATTGGATTTAGGTAGTGAAGACTGTTATATTCAGCGTTTATTAATGAAACTTCATCACAATCACAAACAGAATGCCCTGATACGTTCTATAATGCAAGACTCTCATATTAAAAAGAAAACCACCTATCTTGTCAGCAGTTGCCTTATTGGCCTCTGCACCCGCTACGACGGCGCGATCAGCCCTGACCAGAAATGTATTGAATTTCTCGAGGGGACAAACTGGATACCAGTCTGCCCTGAACAACTTGGCGGACTTGCGACTCCTCGTCCCAAAGCGATGTTGTGCGAAGGAAATGGACATGATGTTCTTCAGGGAAATGCCAGGGTGATTACTGAAGATGGTGAAAACGTCTCAGACAATTTTATCCGGGGCGCAGAACAGGTACTCGATCTGGCCAGACGTCTTGCAGTCGACAGAATCGTATTGAAATCACGCTCTCCGTCGTGCGCGGTGCATGGCAACACAGGAGTTACAGCGGCGTTACTGCAACTCCACAATTATCAGTTAATTGAATTCGGCTAAGGGGAGTCGGCTACTGAATCCGCATAACCCTCAGAATTATAATGCCCGCCTCATACAGGAAATAGAGCGGCCCTCCCATGAGGCCCATATTGATAATGTCGGGGGTCGGGGTAATAAGTGCGGCAATAATTGCAATTCCCAACACGGCAAACCGTCTGTTTCTCTCAAAAAATTTCCTGGTACAGATACCAACCCTGCCCATGAAAACCATGAAAATGGGCAATTCAAACGCCAGGCCGAAGGCAAGAACGAAAATCGTAACGAATGTAACGAAGCGACTTATTGATATGACCGGTTGCAATTCTGCTGAACCGAACCCGAGCAGGAATTTTATGCCAAGAGGTAAAGTCACGAAATAACAAAAAATAGTTCCTACATAAAACAATATACAGGTGAAAAAGACAAAGAAAAAGATCTGCCCTTTGCCCATCTTAAACGGTTTGCCCATGGCACTCCAGAGAACTGTTAGAAACCAGGGCATGAGCAGAAAAACAGCCCCAAAAAGTGACAATTTCACATGGGAGAGAAAAGGACCTGCCACTGAAAAGAAATATAATTTCTCGGAAAGATGCTCCTGAACCGCTTTCAACAGTTCAGGGGAGAGGAAAAAAATCACAAGTGTCAAAAGAAACAGTGATATTCCGAGGCGATGAACTGATTTTTGTAATGCTAAAATGAATATAGCGAGCTTATTTTGATCGACCATCTGCTGAAATACTACTCTGTGGATATTACGATTTAATGAGAACGTAACTGAATAAAAGCCTCAGTTCCTCCCGGAA of the Desulfosediminicola ganghwensis genome contains:
- a CDS encoding DUF523 domain-containing protein, whose translation is MQDSHIKKKTTYLVSSCLIGLCTRYDGAISPDQKCIEFLEGTNWIPVCPEQLGGLATPRPKAMLCEGNGHDVLQGNARVITEDGENVSDNFIRGAEQVLDLARRLAVDRIVLKSRSPSCAVHGNTGVTAALLQLHNYQLIEFG
- the tatC gene encoding twin-arginine translocase subunit TatC; translation: MVDQNKLAIFILALQKSVHRLGISLFLLTLVIFFLSPELLKAVQEHLSEKLYFFSVAGPFLSHVKLSLFGAVFLLMPWFLTVLWSAMGKPFKMGKGQIFFFVFFTCILFYVGTIFCYFVTLPLGIKFLLGFGSAELQPVISISRFVTFVTIFVLAFGLAFELPIFMVFMGRVGICTRKFFERNRRFAVLGIAIIAALITPTPDIINMGLMGGPLYFLYEAGIIILRVMRIQ